A region of Streptomyces sp. NBC_01750 DNA encodes the following proteins:
- a CDS encoding DNA translocase FtsK: protein MASRTSGKGSQGAAGTAKPRAGRTTGAAKKAAPAKKTAAKKSAPAKKAPARKAGAKKAAAPRPAPSPTGGVYRLARALWLGLAHAVGAMFRGIGRGAKGLDPAHRKDGLALLLLGLALIVAAGTWSNLSGPVGDLVEMLVTGAFGRLDLLVPILLAAIAVRLILYPEKPEANGRIVIGLSALVVGVLGQVHIACGTPGREEGTEAMQDAGGLIGWAASKPLIFTMGEVLAVPLLVLLTLFGLLVVTATPVNAIPQRLRLLGSKLGIAEPPYDAGAEARDDERYEDQWREAVPGRRRRPSARRSEESAEFDADHAEEEALTRRRRPRRASVQPALHRPMDAVDVAAAAAAALDGAVLNGMPPSPLVADLTRDVTAERQRAATPVPSAREPEQPDQEERKQKEREPNSSVPDLTKSAPAESHPLPSRAEQLQLSGDITYALPSLDLLERGGPGKTRSAANDAVVASLSNVFMEFKVDAAVTGFTRGPTVTRYEVELGPAVKVERITALTKNIAYAVASPDVRIISPIPGKSAVGIEIPNSDREMVNLGDVLRLADAAGDEHPMLVALGKDVEGGYVMANLAKMPHVLVAGATGSGKSSCINCLITSVMVRATPEDVRMVLVDPKRVELTAYEGIPHLITPIITNPKRAAEALQWVVREMDLRYDDLAAYGYRHIDDFNQAIRNGKVKPPEGSERELTPYPYLLVIVDELADLMMVAPRDVEDAIVRITQLARAAGIHLVLATQRPSVDVVTGLIKANVPSRLAFATSSLADSRVILDQPGAEKLIGKGDGLFLPMGANKPTRMQGAFVTEDEVAVVVQHCKDQMAPVFREDVVVGTKQKKEIDEDIGDDLDLLCQAAELVVSTQFGSTSMLQRKLRVGFAKAGRLMDLMESRNIVGPSEGSKARDVLVKPDELDGVLAVIRGESHS from the coding sequence ATGGCCTCACGTACGTCCGGCAAGGGTTCCCAGGGCGCGGCGGGCACCGCGAAGCCGCGCGCCGGCCGTACGACCGGCGCCGCGAAGAAGGCGGCGCCCGCCAAGAAGACCGCCGCGAAGAAGAGCGCGCCCGCGAAGAAGGCACCCGCCAGGAAGGCGGGGGCCAAGAAAGCTGCTGCGCCGAGACCGGCACCGTCCCCCACGGGCGGCGTGTACCGGCTCGCGCGCGCTCTCTGGCTCGGCCTCGCACACGCCGTGGGGGCGATGTTCCGCGGCATAGGGCGCGGCGCGAAGGGACTCGACCCGGCGCACCGCAAGGACGGTCTGGCGCTCCTGCTCCTCGGTCTGGCCCTGATTGTCGCCGCCGGTACCTGGTCCAATCTGAGCGGTCCGGTCGGCGATCTCGTCGAGATGCTGGTGACCGGCGCCTTCGGCCGGCTCGATCTGCTCGTGCCGATACTGCTGGCTGCCATCGCCGTGCGCCTGATCCTCTATCCCGAGAAGCCCGAGGCCAACGGCCGGATCGTGATCGGACTGTCCGCGCTCGTCGTCGGTGTGCTCGGCCAGGTCCACATCGCCTGCGGCACGCCGGGCCGCGAGGAGGGCACCGAGGCGATGCAGGACGCGGGCGGCCTGATCGGCTGGGCCGCATCCAAGCCGCTGATCTTCACCATGGGTGAGGTGCTCGCCGTACCGCTGCTCGTGCTGCTCACTCTCTTCGGTCTGCTCGTGGTCACCGCGACGCCCGTCAACGCCATTCCGCAGCGGCTGCGGCTGCTCGGCTCCAAGCTGGGTATCGCCGAACCGCCGTACGACGCCGGGGCCGAGGCCAGGGACGACGAGCGGTACGAGGACCAGTGGCGCGAGGCGGTGCCCGGCCGCAGGCGCCGCCCGTCCGCGCGCCGGAGCGAGGAGTCGGCGGAGTTCGACGCGGACCATGCGGAGGAGGAGGCGCTCACCAGGCGCCGACGGCCGCGCAGGGCTTCCGTGCAGCCTGCTCTGCACCGCCCGATGGACGCCGTGGACGTGGCCGCGGCGGCCGCCGCGGCACTCGACGGGGCCGTACTGAACGGAATGCCGCCCTCGCCGCTCGTCGCCGATCTCACCCGGGACGTCACCGCCGAACGACAGCGGGCCGCCACTCCCGTGCCGAGCGCGCGCGAGCCCGAACAGCCGGATCAGGAGGAGCGGAAACAGAAGGAGCGCGAGCCGAACTCGTCCGTTCCGGACCTGACCAAGTCCGCGCCCGCCGAGTCCCACCCCCTGCCGTCGCGCGCCGAGCAGCTGCAGCTCTCCGGCGACATCACCTACGCGCTGCCCTCCCTCGACCTGCTGGAGCGGGGCGGCCCCGGAAAGACGCGCAGCGCCGCCAATGACGCGGTCGTCGCCTCGCTCAGCAATGTCTTCATGGAGTTCAAGGTCGACGCGGCCGTCACCGGCTTCACCCGCGGCCCGACGGTCACCCGGTACGAGGTGGAGCTGGGCCCGGCCGTGAAGGTCGAGCGGATCACCGCGCTCACCAAGAACATCGCTTACGCCGTCGCCAGCCCGGACGTCCGGATCATCTCCCCGATCCCCGGCAAGTCCGCGGTCGGCATCGAGATCCCGAACTCCGACCGCGAGATGGTCAACCTCGGCGACGTACTGCGCCTCGCGGACGCCGCGGGGGACGAGCATCCGATGCTGGTCGCGCTCGGCAAGGACGTCGAGGGCGGCTATGTGATGGCCAATCTCGCGAAGATGCCGCACGTCCTGGTCGCCGGCGCGACCGGATCAGGAAAGTCGTCCTGCATCAACTGTCTGATCACCTCGGTGATGGTGCGGGCGACGCCGGAGGACGTACGGATGGTGCTCGTCGACCCCAAGCGGGTCGAGCTCACCGCGTACGAGGGCATTCCGCACCTGATCACGCCGATCATCACCAACCCCAAGCGGGCCGCGGAGGCGCTGCAGTGGGTGGTGCGGGAGATGGATCTGCGCTACGACGACCTGGCGGCGTACGGCTACCGGCACATCGACGACTTCAACCAGGCCATCAGGAACGGCAAGGTGAAACCGCCGGAGGGCAGCGAGCGCGAGCTCACCCCGTACCCGTACCTGCTGGTGATCGTCGACGAGCTCGCCGATCTGATGATGGTCGCGCCGCGCGACGTCGAGGACGCCATCGTCCGTATCACCCAGCTGGCGCGCGCCGCCGGCATCCATCTGGTATTGGCGACGCAGCGGCCGTCGGTCGATGTCGTCACCGGTCTGATCAAGGCCAATGTGCCCTCGCGGCTCGCCTTCGCGACCTCCTCGCTCGCCGACAGCCGGGTCATCCTGGACCAGCCGGGCGCGGAGAAGCTGATCGGCAAGGGCGACGGGCTCTTCCTCCCGATGGGTGCCAACAAGCCCACCCGTATGCAGGGCGCCTTCGTGACCGAGGACGAAGTCGCGGTGGTGGTCCAGCACTGCAAGGATCAGATGGCGCCGGTCTTCCGCGAGGACGTGGTGGTCGGGACGAAGCAGAAGAAGGAGATCGACGAGGACATCGGCGACGACCTCGATCTGCTCTGCCAGGCCGCCGAGCTGGTCGTATCCACCCAGTTCGGGTCCACCTCAATGCTTCAGCGGAAGCTGCGTGTCGGCTTCGCGAAGGCGGGCAGACTGATGGATCTAATGGAGTCACGGAACATCGTCGGGCCGAGCGAGGGCTCGAAGGCACGCGATGTTCTGGTGAAACCGGACGAACTGGACGGAGTGCTCGCCGTGATACGCGGGGAGTCTCATTCTTAA
- a CDS encoding SDR family NAD(P)-dependent oxidoreductase, which yields MAIKAYDLSGRTAFVTGAASGIGRASAVLLAEAGATVHCADLDENGLHETRALITDAGGAARTHTLDVTDRARLKAAIASVDRLDVMAAVAGIMHSSTVLETRDEDLDRVLTVNFKGILYACQESAHAMIAAGTRGSIVTMASGAVDAANAGLLCYSVAKAAVVQLTKTLATELGPHSIRVNAVAPGWIRTPMTDRHDEVLQQRAEATMVRMSPLRRVGEPEDIAHTVLHLASDASSFTTGQILRPNGGVAMPW from the coding sequence ATGGCCATCAAGGCGTACGACCTCTCCGGCCGCACCGCGTTCGTCACCGGCGCCGCCAGCGGCATCGGCCGCGCCTCCGCCGTCCTCCTCGCCGAGGCGGGCGCCACCGTCCACTGCGCCGACCTCGACGAGAACGGCCTCCACGAGACCCGGGCCCTGATCACCGACGCGGGCGGCGCCGCACGCACCCACACCCTCGACGTCACCGACCGTGCCCGGCTCAAGGCCGCAATCGCGAGCGTGGACCGGCTCGACGTCATGGCGGCGGTGGCCGGCATCATGCACAGCAGCACGGTCCTGGAGACGAGGGACGAGGATCTCGACCGCGTCCTCACGGTCAACTTCAAAGGGATTCTGTACGCCTGCCAGGAGTCGGCCCACGCCATGATCGCCGCGGGCACCCGCGGCTCCATCGTCACCATGGCCTCGGGTGCCGTCGACGCCGCGAATGCCGGTCTGCTCTGCTACAGCGTGGCCAAAGCGGCGGTGGTGCAGCTCACCAAGACCCTCGCGACCGAGCTCGGTCCGCACTCCATCCGCGTCAACGCCGTCGCCCCCGGCTGGATCCGCACCCCTATGACCGACCGCCACGACGAGGTACTCCAGCAGAGGGCCGAGGCGACGATGGTCCGGATGTCCCCGCTCCGCCGCGTCGGCGAGCCGGAGGACATCGCCCATACGGTCCTTCATCTGGCATCCGACGCGTCGTCCTTCACGACGGGCCAGATTCTCCGCCCGAACGGCGGCGTCGCGATGCCATGGTGA
- a CDS encoding helix-turn-helix domain-containing protein: MSIGNSPEDDRPSIEDDRPLTEDDQPSIEDDRPSIGRALQQARIDAGLTVDEVTTSTRVRIPIVHGIEDDDFSRCGGDVYARGHIRALARAVGLDPDPLVAQFDAEHGGRPSPTPAAPLFEAERIRPERRRPNWTAAMVAAIVAVIGFVGFTLFNGADDGGKGSHVAEGPAPEEKPSPAKSTSKPADPKPDPSDSAIAAVPKDKVTVKLSVLDDKSWISAKSHNGKLLFDGTLLKGESRTFQDDERVDLILGNAGAIELFVNGKKVEDQFETGQVERLSYTKGDPEVG; encoded by the coding sequence GTGTCCATCGGCAACTCCCCCGAAGACGACCGGCCTTCAATCGAAGACGACCGGCCTTTGACCGAAGACGATCAGCCTTCGATCGAAGACGACCGGCCTTCGATCGGTCGTGCGCTCCAGCAGGCTCGCATCGACGCAGGTCTGACCGTCGACGAAGTCACGACCTCCACCCGGGTGCGCATTCCCATCGTGCACGGGATCGAAGACGACGACTTCTCCCGCTGCGGCGGCGATGTGTACGCCCGCGGGCATATCCGCGCGCTGGCGCGTGCCGTCGGGCTCGACCCCGATCCGCTTGTCGCGCAGTTCGACGCGGAGCACGGCGGACGGCCTTCGCCGACGCCTGCCGCGCCGCTCTTCGAGGCCGAGCGCATCCGCCCGGAACGGCGCCGCCCCAACTGGACGGCCGCCATGGTCGCCGCGATCGTCGCCGTGATCGGCTTCGTCGGTTTCACGCTCTTCAACGGCGCGGACGACGGCGGCAAGGGCAGCCATGTCGCGGAGGGGCCTGCGCCCGAGGAGAAGCCCAGCCCGGCCAAGTCCACGAGCAAGCCCGCCGACCCCAAGCCCGATCCCTCGGACAGCGCCATCGCGGCGGTGCCGAAGGACAAGGTGACGGTGAAGCTCTCCGTCCTGGACGACAAGAGCTGGATCTCCGCCAAGTCGCACAACGGCAAGTTGCTCTTCGACGGGACGCTGCTCAAGGGCGAGTCCAGGACCTTCCAGGACGACGAGCGGGTCGATCTCATCCTCGGCAACGCCGGGGCGATCGAGCTGTTCGTGAACGGCAAGAAGGTCGAGGACCAGTTCGAGACCGGTCAGGTCGAGCGGCTGTCGTACACAAAGGGCGACCCCGAGGTCGGCTGA
- the pgsA gene encoding CDP-diacylglycerol--glycerol-3-phosphate 3-phosphatidyltransferase, producing the protein MTGVPASAGGTGRPAPGGKLGAAAVNQASLWNIANILTMVRLVLVPGFVMLMLQDGGYDPAWRAWAWAAFAVAMITDIFDGHLARTYNLVTDFGKIADPIADKAIMAAGLICLSALGDLPWWVTGVILFRELGITLMRFWVIRHGIIPASRGGKVKTLAQGTAVGMYVLALTGPLATLRFWVMALAVVLTVVTGLDYVRQAIVLRHRGLAAERAAAGDAAAEEARDAR; encoded by the coding sequence ATGACCGGAGTGCCGGCATCCGCGGGCGGCACCGGTAGGCCGGCGCCCGGCGGGAAGCTGGGCGCTGCGGCCGTCAATCAGGCCAGCCTGTGGAATATCGCCAACATCCTCACCATGGTGCGGCTGGTTCTCGTACCGGGCTTCGTCATGCTGATGCTGCAGGACGGCGGCTACGACCCGGCCTGGCGTGCCTGGGCGTGGGCGGCCTTCGCCGTCGCCATGATCACCGACATCTTCGACGGCCATCTGGCACGTACGTACAACCTGGTCACCGACTTCGGGAAGATCGCCGATCCGATCGCCGACAAGGCGATCATGGCCGCCGGGCTGATCTGCCTGTCGGCGCTCGGTGATCTGCCGTGGTGGGTGACCGGAGTCATTCTCTTCCGTGAGCTCGGGATCACGCTTATGCGGTTCTGGGTGATCCGGCACGGGATCATTCCGGCCAGCCGCGGCGGCAAGGTGAAGACGCTGGCGCAGGGCACGGCGGTGGGGATGTACGTCCTCGCGCTGACCGGGCCGCTGGCCACGCTGCGCTTCTGGGTGATGGCGCTCGCCGTCGTGCTGACGGTGGTCACCGGTCTCGACTATGTGCGACAGGCGATTGTGCTGAGGCACCGGGGGCTCGCCGCGGAGCGCGCGGCCGCAGGGGACGCGGCGGCGGAGGAAGCGCGGGACGCACGGTGA
- a CDS encoding Fpg/Nei family DNA glycosylase → MPEGDTVWQTAQRLHTALAGQVLTRSDLRVPRFATADLTGLAVLDVTPRGKHLLTRIEGGLTLHSHLRMDGSWQVYGSGQRWRGGPTHQIRAILGNAAYTAVGYRLPVLELLRTADEEQAVGHLGPDILGPDWDPHAALANLLADPARPLGEALMDQRNLAGIGNVYKSELAFLARATPWLPIGELPAGIPERLVRTAHRLLEANKDRPARRTTATSGTSRPDQLLYVYGREGHPCPRCGTAIRKADQGDGSRERPTYWCPRCQTGPSS, encoded by the coding sequence ATGCCCGAAGGAGACACCGTCTGGCAGACCGCCCAGCGCCTGCACACCGCCCTTGCCGGGCAGGTCCTGACCCGGTCCGACCTGCGCGTCCCGCGTTTCGCCACCGCCGATCTCACCGGCCTTGCCGTCCTGGATGTCACCCCGCGCGGCAAGCATCTCCTGACCCGCATCGAGGGCGGCCTCACACTGCACTCGCACCTGCGGATGGACGGCTCCTGGCAGGTGTACGGCTCCGGGCAGCGCTGGCGGGGCGGCCCCACGCACCAGATCCGTGCCATCCTCGGCAACGCCGCGTACACCGCCGTCGGATACCGGCTCCCCGTCCTGGAGCTGCTGCGCACGGCCGACGAGGAGCAGGCCGTGGGCCATCTCGGCCCGGACATTCTCGGCCCCGACTGGGATCCGCACGCCGCTCTGGCCAATCTGCTCGCCGACCCCGCCCGCCCTCTCGGTGAGGCCCTCATGGACCAGCGCAACCTCGCGGGCATCGGCAATGTCTACAAGTCGGAGCTGGCCTTCCTGGCCCGCGCGACTCCCTGGCTCCCCATCGGCGAGCTGCCCGCCGGCATTCCCGAGCGGCTCGTCCGTACCGCCCACCGGCTCCTCGAGGCCAACAAGGACCGCCCGGCCCGCCGCACTACGGCCACCAGCGGCACCTCCCGACCGGACCAGCTGCTGTATGTCTACGGCCGTGAGGGTCACCCCTGCCCCCGCTGCGGCACTGCCATCCGCAAGGCCGACCAGGGCGACGGCAGCCGTGAACGCCCCACCTACTGGTGCCCTCGCTGCCAGACAGGGCCCAGTAGTTGA
- a CDS encoding CinA family protein, with translation MKTAARVLALLAERGETLAVAESLTGGLVAAELTSVPGASKSFRGSVTAYATTLKREVLRVDGTLLAERGAVDPEVARQMAAGVRDVLGAGWGIATTGVAGPEPQDGQPVGTVYVAVAGPNGVEKVAALRLNGGRAEIRRECVRSVLELLSGELHEKARTQDSEQNGGT, from the coding sequence GTGAAGACGGCGGCTCGGGTGCTGGCGCTGCTCGCCGAGCGCGGCGAGACGCTTGCCGTCGCCGAGTCGCTGACCGGCGGCCTGGTGGCCGCCGAGCTCACCTCCGTACCCGGCGCGTCGAAGTCCTTCCGTGGCTCGGTCACGGCGTATGCGACGACTCTCAAGAGGGAAGTTCTACGGGTCGACGGGACCCTCCTGGCGGAGCGCGGTGCGGTGGATCCCGAGGTCGCACGGCAGATGGCGGCCGGAGTGCGGGACGTGCTGGGTGCCGGCTGGGGTATCGCGACCACGGGTGTGGCGGGGCCGGAGCCACAGGACGGACAGCCCGTCGGGACGGTCTATGTGGCCGTCGCGGGGCCGAACGGCGTGGAGAAAGTGGCCGCACTGCGGTTGAACGGTGGCCGGGCGGAAATCCGTAGAGAGTGTGTACGGAGCGTGCTCGAGCTGCTCTCCGGCGAACTGCACGAGAAGGCGCGGACACAGGATTCGGAACAGAACGGGGGGACTTGA
- a CDS encoding Dps family protein: protein MSVVKSPLSDVDLKTVGDALRGALVDLVDLSLVAKQVHWNVVGPRFRSVHLQLDEVVDTARMHSDTVAERASAVGVTPDARAATVAAQSAIHSVPEGWIKDTDAVQILVDALGAVIARMRDRIAATGDPDPVSQDILIGLTADLEKHAWMFQAESA from the coding sequence ATGTCTGTCGTGAAGAGCCCTCTGTCCGATGTGGACCTCAAGACGGTCGGCGACGCGCTGCGTGGCGCTCTCGTGGACCTGGTGGATCTCTCGCTGGTGGCGAAGCAGGTCCACTGGAATGTGGTCGGCCCGCGCTTCAGGTCGGTCCATCTGCAGCTCGACGAGGTCGTGGATACCGCACGGATGCACTCCGACACGGTCGCCGAGCGGGCGTCGGCGGTCGGGGTGACACCGGACGCGCGGGCCGCGACGGTGGCGGCGCAGAGCGCGATCCACTCGGTGCCGGAGGGATGGATCAAGGACACGGACGCCGTGCAGATCCTGGTGGACGCGCTGGGCGCGGTGATCGCGCGGATGCGCGACCGGATCGCGGCGACGGGTGATCCGGATCCGGTGAGCCAGGACATCCTGATCGGGCTCACGGCGGACCTGGAGAAGCACGCGTGGATGTTCCAGGCGGAGAGCGCGTAG
- a CDS encoding helix-turn-helix domain-containing protein gives MILLRRLLGDVLRRQRQRQGRTLREVSSSARVSLGYLSEVERGQKEASSELLSAICDALDVRMSELMREVSDELSLAELAESAAASEPVPAPVRPMLNSVSVTSVAGVPTERVTIKAPAEAVDVVAA, from the coding sequence ATGATTCTGCTCCGTCGCCTGCTGGGTGACGTGCTGCGTCGGCAGCGCCAGCGCCAGGGCCGTACTCTGCGCGAAGTCTCCTCGTCCGCCCGAGTATCGCTCGGCTATCTCTCCGAGGTGGAACGGGGGCAGAAGGAGGCTTCCTCCGAGCTGCTCTCCGCGATCTGCGACGCGCTTGACGTACGGATGTCCGAGCTCATGCGCGAAGTGAGCGACGAGCTGTCACTGGCCGAACTGGCCGAGTCGGCAGCGGCGAGCGAACCGGTGCCTGCGCCAGTACGCCCGATGCTCAATTCCGTCTCCGTGACGTCGGTGGCGGGTGTGCCGACGGAGCGGGTGACCATCAAGGCACCTGCGGAGGCGGTCGACGTCGTCGCCGCCTGA
- the rimO gene encoding 30S ribosomal protein S12 methylthiotransferase RimO — MPERRTVALVTLGCARNEVDSEELAGRLAADGWELVEEASDADVAVVNTCGFVEAAKKDSVDALLEANDLKDHGRTQAVVAVGCMAERYGKELAEALPEADGVLGFDDYADISDRLQTILNGGIHASHTPRDRRKLLPLSPAERQDATDVALPGHGEVTPAPEDLPEGVAPVSGPRAPLRRRLGTSPVASVKLASGCDRRCSFCAIPSFRGSFISRRPSDVLGETRWLAEQGVKEIMLVSENNTSYGKDLGDIRLLETLLPELSEVDGIERVRVSYLQPAEMRPGLIDVLTSTPKIAPYFDLSFQHSAPGVLRAMRRFGDTERFLQLLETIRGKAPQAGVRSNFIVGFPGETEADFAELERFLTGARLDAIGVFGYSDEDGTEAVSYDNKLDADVIAERLDHLSRIADELTAQRAEERLGESLEVLVESVDGEDGAVGRAAHQAPETDGQVVFTTSRGLVPGRMVEAKVVGTEGVDLVAECLDEEAGR, encoded by the coding sequence ATGCCCGAACGCCGTACCGTCGCCCTTGTCACTCTTGGCTGCGCCCGTAACGAGGTGGACTCGGAGGAGCTGGCAGGCCGCTTGGCAGCGGACGGCTGGGAGCTCGTCGAGGAAGCCTCCGACGCGGATGTCGCAGTCGTCAACACCTGCGGATTCGTCGAGGCCGCCAAGAAGGACTCCGTCGACGCCCTGCTGGAAGCCAACGATCTGAAGGACCACGGCAGAACCCAGGCCGTGGTCGCCGTCGGCTGCATGGCCGAGCGGTACGGCAAGGAGCTCGCCGAGGCCCTGCCCGAGGCGGACGGGGTGCTCGGCTTCGACGACTACGCCGATATCTCCGACCGACTGCAGACCATCCTCAATGGCGGTATCCATGCCTCCCACACCCCGCGCGACCGGCGGAAGCTGCTGCCGCTGAGCCCCGCCGAACGGCAGGACGCCACCGATGTGGCGCTGCCCGGGCACGGGGAGGTCACGCCGGCGCCCGAGGACCTTCCCGAAGGTGTCGCTCCGGTGTCCGGGCCGCGTGCGCCGCTCCGGCGCCGCCTGGGTACCAGCCCTGTCGCGTCGGTGAAGCTCGCGTCCGGCTGCGACCGGCGCTGCTCCTTCTGCGCCATTCCGTCCTTCCGCGGCTCCTTCATCTCGCGCCGGCCCAGCGATGTGCTGGGCGAGACGCGCTGGCTGGCCGAGCAGGGCGTGAAGGAGATCATGCTGGTCTCCGAGAACAACACCTCGTACGGCAAGGACCTCGGCGACATCCGTCTGCTGGAGACCCTGCTTCCGGAGCTTTCCGAGGTGGACGGGATCGAGCGGGTGCGGGTCAGCTATCTGCAGCCCGCCGAGATGCGGCCCGGGCTGATCGACGTCCTGACCTCGACGCCCAAGATCGCGCCCTACTTCGACCTCTCGTTCCAGCACTCGGCGCCCGGCGTGCTGCGCGCGATGCGGCGCTTCGGTGACACCGAGCGGTTCCTCCAGCTGCTCGAGACGATCCGCGGCAAGGCACCGCAGGCCGGCGTGCGGTCCAACTTCATCGTCGGCTTCCCCGGCGAGACCGAGGCGGACTTCGCCGAGCTGGAACGCTTCCTCACCGGGGCGCGCCTGGATGCCATCGGCGTCTTCGGCTACTCCGACGAGGACGGCACCGAGGCCGTCTCGTACGACAACAAGCTCGACGCCGACGTGATCGCGGAGCGGCTCGACCATCTGTCGCGGATCGCGGACGAGCTGACCGCGCAGCGCGCCGAGGAGCGGCTCGGCGAGAGCCTCGAAGTGCTGGTCGAGTCGGTGGACGGCGAGGACGGTGCGGTGGGCCGCGCCGCGCACCAGGCGCCGGAGACGGACGGGCAGGTGGTCTTCACCACGAGCCGGGGACTTGTCCCCGGCCGTATGGTCGAGGCGAAGGTTGTGGGTACGGAAGGCGTCGACCTCGTGGCCGAGTGTCTTGATGAGGAGGCGGGCAGATGA